The genome window CAGGTCCTTATAATCCAGTTTAGCCCTTGAGGCCATATCGACCACAGCATTGTTCAACTCTTTAAATTCATCAATAGAAGTATCAACTTTAGCTATTTCCTGTGTATCAGCAACATTAAACAAGCGCAGTTCGCTCATAATGGCATAAAATGGCTGCCAAAGCCGGTTCAAAATTAAGCGGTTGGTAATCAGTAAAACCAGCAATAACAGAAGGATCACCCCAATTGTGATTAGAAATATCAGCCGGATAAGATCTTCAGTTTCTACTTTTGATTCAATGATCAATATTTTGTAATAGTTACCGCCTGCAGTAACCGAACTCACTAATCCCCTGCCTGATTCATATCTGCCTGCAGCTCTGTTTCTGTGTTTTTTATGCCCGTTCTCTTTATTCCATCGTTCAAAATATTCTGTATTGATAAACTCTCTTTTAACCGATCCGGGTGCTGCCGGCGTAAACGTTATTTGCTGATCGTTTGATTCAAAAGTTTGGGGTAAGTGCCCGTTAAGTTTCACGTAATCAAAAATCTCTGTTTCTTCAACAACCAGGTTTTTGTCTTTTTGCCCGGTCAAGATCCAGCTGATGGCCTGGTAATAAATAATGCCGGTAATCAGCATCACTATTATAGTGGTAATAAGGTTTACCCGGTTGTATTTTGAGAGCAGCTTCATTGGGCAGTAAACTTATATCCCATTCCGTAAGCAGCCTGTATATAGTCGGTGCAACCGGCCTCCATTAATTTTTTGCGGATATTTTTTATGTGCGAATAGATAAAATCGAAGTTGTTAGCCATATCAATACCATCGCCCCATAAATGCTCGGCAATAGCGTTTTTTGAAACCACTTTGCCTTTATTGGCAATAAAGTAAAGCAGCAGGGCAAATTCTTTGCGGGTAAACTTTACCGGAGTTTTATCAACCTTCACCTCTTTAGCCAGCAAATCAATAGTGATCTCGTTAAACACAAGCAGGTTACTGCCATTATAACTTTTGCGCCGGATAATGGCCGATACCCTGGCCTTTAATTCTGACAGGTGAAAAGGTTTAACAAGGTAATCATCAGCCCCTATATTCAGGCCTTCCAGGCGGTCATCCAATGAGTTTTTTGCTGATATGATAAGCACGCCGTCGGGATGATTGTTGTCTTTTAAACTCTTTAAAATATCAAGGCCGTTACCCCCGGGCAGGGTTATATCAAGCAGGATACAATCATAACGGTAAAGGCTTATCTTGCTTAATGCGTTTTGATAACTGCCCGCAGTTTCACAAATATTGCCCGCTTCGGTGAAATATTCTTCAATACTCTCCCGCAGGCCTTCTTCATCTTCAATGATCAGTATTTTCAATTCGTTTTTTTGTTAAAGATACCCGCTGATTTTGGATGATTATTGGATTTTACCGAATTTTTATTTTGAAACCAGTTTTAATACAGGTTTATCCGCTAGCTTTAATCCTGATTATTCAATTTTTTTAAATTCTGGTATATGTGGTGGATCTATGCATTACTCTCCGCACTTTTTGCAGCCTTAACTGCAATATTTGCAAAAATAGGTATTAAAGGCGTTGATACCGACCTGGCAACCGCCATTCGTACGGTGGTAATATTGTTACTGGCCTGGGCAATAGCCATTTTTAAAGGCAGCACCGAAACCATCGGGGGCTTAACCAAAACAAACTGGATCTTCCTTATCCTTTCCGGCTGCGCAACCGGTTTATCATGGATCTGTTATTTCAAGGCGTTGCAGTTGGGCAAGGTATCGCAGGTTGCGCCGGTTGATAAATTAAGCGTAGCGATAGCTATAGTTTTAGCCGTAGTGTTTTTAAAGGAGCCACTTTCGTTAAAACAAGCTGCGGGTGCTGCGCTGATAATTGGCGGTAGTTTAGTTTTGATTTTTTAATTTTTTTAATATATTGATTTCCAGCGATCTATGA of Mucilaginibacter xinganensis contains these proteins:
- a CDS encoding sensor histidine kinase, with the protein product MKLLSKYNRVNLITTIIVMLITGIIYYQAISWILTGQKDKNLVVEETEIFDYVKLNGHLPQTFESNDQQITFTPAAPGSVKREFINTEYFERWNKENGHKKHRNRAAGRYESGRGLVSSVTAGGNYYKILIIESKVETEDLIRLIFLITIGVILLLLLVLLITNRLILNRLWQPFYAIMSELRLFNVADTQEIAKVDTSIDEFKELNNAVVDMASRAKLDYKDLKVFTENASHELLTPIAVINSKLDTLIQTENFSDRQSKLLNDLYSAVSRLNRLNQSLLLLVKIENKLLHNREQVNLREMVEEMLMQFEEIFNGKGLNLTHTLDDKEIYASRYLVEILLSNLISNAIRHNNIGGQVSITLTNKSFIIKNTCDDEPLQDKKIFTRFHKSSNSEGSGLGLTISRQICENFGASLEYVFQQHFHVFIVTFN
- a CDS encoding response regulator transcription factor, which gives rise to MKILIIEDEEGLRESIEEYFTEAGNICETAGSYQNALSKISLYRYDCILLDITLPGGNGLDILKSLKDNNHPDGVLIISAKNSLDDRLEGLNIGADDYLVKPFHLSELKARVSAIIRRKSYNGSNLLVFNEITIDLLAKEVKVDKTPVKFTRKEFALLLYFIANKGKVVSKNAIAEHLWGDGIDMANNFDFIYSHIKNIRKKLMEAGCTDYIQAAYGMGYKFTAQ
- a CDS encoding EamA family transporter; its protein translation is MWWIYALLSALFAALTAIFAKIGIKGVDTDLATAIRTVVILLLAWAIAIFKGSTETIGGLTKTNWIFLILSGCATGLSWICYFKALQLGKVSQVAPVDKLSVAIAIVLAVVFLKEPLSLKQAAGAALIIGGSLVLIF